In Streptomyces sp. NBC_00344, the genomic window AGGGCCACCAGGTCTCTCTCAGCACCCCGGCACCCGACGGATCGGTCCACTCGGGCGTCGGCTTCTACGGCAAGGACGCTGCCGCGGGAGGCAGTTCGCAGGTCCACCTGTCCGGCTTCGCGATTCAGGGGGACGTGCGTGAGCGCATCGACACCGACCAGGTGAACGGCATCGGCGGCTCGCTCAGCGACTCCACCATCGACGGCCTGTACATCCAGCACACCAAGGTCGGCATGTGGTTCGACGGCCCCATGAAGAATCTGAGGATCACCGGCAACGTGATTGCCGACCAGATCGCTGACGGCATCAACTTCCATACCGGCGTGAGCGGTTCACTCATTTCCGACAACCTCGTCCGCAACTCGGGCGACGACGCCATCGCCCTGTGGTCGGAGAAGACCGAGGACGCGGACAACACGATCGAGAACAACACCGTGCAGACTCCGGTGCTCGCCAACGGCATCGCTCTCTACGGAGGCACCGACAACACCGTCTCCGGAAATCTCATCGCCGATCCGGTCCGCGAGGGCAGCGCAATCCAGGTGGGCTCCCGATTCGGCTCGCAGGCGTTCACCGGCCGCCTGCGGATCACCGACAACACCACGGTCCGCGCGGGCACCTACGAACTGAACTGGAACATCGGCCTCGGTGCCATCTGGTTCTACGCCCTCGAGAAGAACATCGCCGCGGACATCCAGGTGACCGGGGACAACTTCCTGGACAACACCTACAACGCGATCATGCTGGTCAGCGATTTCCCGGTGCGGGATCTCTACTCGGTCACCGGTGTCCGTTTCAAGGACATCACGGTCGACGGCACGGGCACTTCGGTGGTCAGCGGCCGGACGGCCGGATCCGCCACCTTCGAGAACGTCGATGCCCGCAATGTCGGAGCGGTCGGGGTCAACAACTGCGGGTCGTTCCACTTCACGCCGGCCGGCTCCGAGTTCTCGCTCACCGACCTCGGCGGGAACGATGGCGGCGGCACGACCGGGCCCTGGCTCGCCCCGTGGGAGCTCCCCAACACCATCACCTGCGACGATCGTCCGGCAGTGGTCCCCCCACCGGCCCCCAAGGCCTGGTGACACCGTGCCCGCCCCACCCTCGCGGGTGACGGCGGGGCGACGCCCCCTCCGTAGCGATGGCTCCCGGGGGCGCCGCTGTCACCCGGCAGCCCGGCACCGCCATCAGGTCAGAGTTCGGTCACCTTGCCGTCCGCCACCTCGATACGCCGCGTGGTGCGGACCGCGTCCAGCATCCGCCGATCGTGGGTGACGAGCAGCAGGGTGCCCTCGTAGCTGTCCATCGCGGACTCCAGCTGCTCGATGGCCGCCAGGTCCAGATGGTTCGTCGGCTCGTCCAGAACCAGCAGATTGACGCCCCTGCCCTGGAGGAGGGCGAGGGCCGCACGGGTGCGCTCGCCGGGTGAGAGCGTCGTCGCCGGGCGAAGCACGTGGGCGGCCTTCAGGCCGAACTTCGCCAGCAGCGTCCTGACCTCCGCGGGTTCGGTCTCGGGGACCGCCGCGCAGAACGCGGCCAGCAAGGTCTCCGTGCCGTGGAAGAGGCCACGCGCCTGGTCGACCTCGCCGACCACCACGCCGGGCCCGAGGGCAGCATGGCCGGTGTCGAGCGGGATACGGCCGAGAAGAGCACCGAGCAGTGTGGACTTGCCCGCCCCGTTGGCTCCGGTGATGGCGACCCGGTCCGCCCAGTCGATCTGCAGATGCGCCGGGCCGAAGGTGAAATCACCGCGGCTGACGGTCGCGTCGCGCAAGGTGGCCACCACCGCGCCCGCACGGGGAGCCGCGGCGATCTCCATACGGAGCTCCCACTCCTTGCGGGGCTCCTCCACCGTGTCGAGGCGTTCGATCATGCGCTGGGTCTGCCGGGCCTTCGCCGCCTGCTTCTCGCTCGCCTCGCTGCGGAACTTACGGCCGATCTTGTCGTTGTCGGTCGCCTTGCGGCGGGCGTTCTTGACGCCCTTGTCCATCCAGCCGCGCTGCATCTGGGCGCGGCCCTCCAGCGCGGACCTCTTGTCGGCGTACTCGTCGAACTCCTCACGGGCATGCCGGCGGGCGATCTCGCGCTCCTCCAGATATCCCGTGTAGCCGCCTCCGTACAGCGTGATCCGCTGCTGCGCCAGGTCCAGCTCCAGCACCTTGGTGACCGTGCGGGTCAGGAATTCCCGGTCGTGGCTGATGACGACCGTGCCGGCTCGCAGGCCGGCGACGAAACGCTCCAGCCGCTCCAGGCCATCCAGGTCGAGATCGTTCGTCGGCTCGTCGAGCAGGAAGACGTCATAGCGCGAGAGCAGCAGCGAGGCGAGACCCGCTCTCGCCGCCTGGCCGCCCGAAAGCGAGGTCATCGGCTGGTCGAGACCGACGGCCAGGCCGAGGGACGCTGCCACCTCATCGGCCCGCTCATCGAGGTCGGCGCCACCCAGGTCCAGCCATCGCTCCAGCGTGGTGGCATACGCGTCGTCGGC contains:
- a CDS encoding glycosyl hydrolase family 28-related protein, which encodes MFPNITGVVAKRSGRPPRRSAAAVAAVAAATMGLSAALGSTALAGTAVQAATGPVVTRAALDPALVAGRGARTGFEEQEAESAATNGTVIGPGRDAYSLPAEASGRSAVTLVPGQYVEFTLADPADAISVRYSIPDAVSGGGITSPLDVTVNGKAKKAMTLTSKYAWLYNQYPFSNDPGADLLHPDYWVTECGCVPRNTTPAPAFAKPLRPNHFYDEQRLLLGRTYRAGDKVRLTVPAGAATTTVDLLDAQLVGRPHIDAAAANVLAFGADPTGRRDSAGAFDRAIGFAKRKHLRVYIPPGTFQVNRHIVVDHVSIEGAGNWYTVIKGHQVSLSTPAPDGSVHSGVGFYGKDAAAGGSSQVHLSGFAIQGDVRERIDTDQVNGIGGSLSDSTIDGLYIQHTKVGMWFDGPMKNLRITGNVIADQIADGINFHTGVSGSLISDNLVRNSGDDAIALWSEKTEDADNTIENNTVQTPVLANGIALYGGTDNTVSGNLIADPVREGSAIQVGSRFGSQAFTGRLRITDNTTVRAGTYELNWNIGLGAIWFYALEKNIAADIQVTGDNFLDNTYNAIMLVSDFPVRDLYSVTGVRFKDITVDGTGTSVVSGRTAGSATFENVDARNVGAVGVNNCGSFHFTPAGSEFSLTDLGGNDGGGTTGPWLAPWELPNTITCDDRPAVVPPPAPKAW
- a CDS encoding ABC-F family ATP-binding cassette domain-containing protein — translated: MTATLVAKNLAAGHGDRSLFAGLDLVVAPGDVIGLVGVNGAGKSTLLRLLAGLDTPEDGELRLSPPTATVGHLPQEPERREGETVRDFLARRTGVSAAQTAMDEATQGLVDGAPGADDAYATTLERWLDLGGADLDERADEVAASLGLAVGLDQPMTSLSGGQAARAGLASLLLSRYDVFLLDEPTNDLDLDGLERLERFVAGLRAGTVVISHDREFLTRTVTKVLELDLAQQRITLYGGGYTGYLEEREIARRHAREEFDEYADKRSALEGRAQMQRGWMDKGVKNARRKATDNDKIGRKFRSEASEKQAAKARQTQRMIERLDTVEEPRKEWELRMEIAAAPRAGAVVATLRDATVSRGDFTFGPAHLQIDWADRVAITGANGAGKSTLLGALLGRIPLDTGHAALGPGVVVGEVDQARGLFHGTETLLAAFCAAVPETEPAEVRTLLAKFGLKAAHVLRPATTLSPGERTRAALALLQGRGVNLLVLDEPTNHLDLAAIEQLESAMDSYEGTLLLVTHDRRMLDAVRTTRRIEVADGKVTEL